The following proteins are co-located in the Castanea sativa cultivar Marrone di Chiusa Pesio chromosome 8, ASM4071231v1 genome:
- the LOC142607116 gene encoding protein GAMETE EXPRESSED 1-like: MGHHRHLLLLLILTSFSLKCQSWGWSSPPAENQFDEKASGTKDNSGLAEFSMEGFNDPNGKRLVESAKKKLVGTNSCWQNAYQHLFAGCSEIFAVEEKRSRFAWHLGDCFQKDCGRPPFPFCDPKSAMVKCLKNLNEDEHKVYLEFYLETNSICHQLQVHAFKQQTERLVNELKTSAQLAEEKLEIIEGKTESVLQNSNEIYDSLSSIDSRIQLVASTTKDVGDHIDVVLKHSEVLYEQSKELAASQSELQEGQVEMRRSLVDGMATLKDSYNILGQEIDNLRNEAIELEKGITKVGDAMSMKMRSLQSKADDIGNMAGVSLDKQQQLLDGQSTALEGLQILTKFQSKALEESRSTLQQFAEYGHRQQEELLQQQEQIQRVHDNLMENSKSILAAQESFESKQASMFIAVDKLFALHNAMLLESRLIKAFFVYCISIFIIYMFTSTKQTYKVRPWLYIGLCATFIIEVAILRLATNDNIEQKSWIINLVRSLFLLLASIQILHAIYTYRDYEVLNHQMLLTLIEKINGMQRYKELAWDMDSDVNWSTWIDTDLPEDVSNFEDPDFIVAEEVGENSIMTTSNTRRYNLRSRRVH; the protein is encoded by the exons ATGGGTCATCAtcgtcatcttcttcttctgttaATCTTAACCTCATTTTCATTGAAGTGTCAGTCATGGGGTTGGTCCTCTCCTCCTGCAGAGAATCAGTTTGATGAGAAAGCTTCTGGTACAAAGGATAATTCTGGCCTTGCTGAATTCTCCATGGAAGGTTTTAATGATCCGAATGGAAAAAGGCTAGTGGAAAGTGCCAAGAAGAAATTGGTTGGTACAAACTCTTGTTGGCAAAATGCTTACCAGCATCTCTTTGCCGGATGCTCAGAGATTTTTGCGGTGGAAGAGAAACGGTCTAGATTTGCTTGGCATCTTGGTGATTGTTTTCAAAAGGACTGTGGCAGGCCACCTTTTCCTTTCTGTGACCCAAAATCTGCCATGGTTAAATGCTTAAAGAACTTAAATGAAGATGAGCATAAGGTTTATcttgaattctatcttgagactAACTCCATCTGCCATCAGTTACA GGTTCACGCATTCAAGCAACAAACAGAGAGATTGGTAAATGAATTGAAAACTTCAGCCCAACTGGCTGAAgagaaattagaaattatagaaGGCAAAACAGAATCTGTATTGCAGAACTCAAATGAAATTTATGATTCTTTGAGTTCCATTGATTCTCGAATTCAACTAGTAGCTTCAACAACTAAGGATGTAGGAGATCATATAGATGTTGTTCTCAAGCATTCAGAAGTTTTATATGAGCAATCAAAGGAGCTTGCAGCTTCTCAATCAGAATTGCAAGAAGGACAAGTGGAAATGAGAAGAAGTTTGGTGGATGGGATGGCAACTCTTAAAGATTCTTACAACATTTTGGGCCAAGAAATAGATAATTTAAGAAATGAGGCCATTGAATTAGAGAAGGGGATAACTAAAGTTGGCGATGCAATGTCTATGAAGATGAGAAGTCTGCAAAGCAAAGCAGATGACATTGGGAATATGGCAGGGGTTTCCTTAGACAAGCAGCAACAACTTTTAGATGGGCAATCCACAGCACTTGAGGGTCttcaaattttaactaaatttcaATCCAAAGCACTAGAGGAGAGCAG GAGTACTCTGCAACAGTTTGCTGAATATGGCCACAGACAACAGGAAGAGCTTCTTCAGCAGCAAGAACAGATTCAGAGAGTTCATGACAACTTGATGGAAAATTCGAAGTCAATTTTGGCTGCTCAG GAATCTTTTGAATCAAAGCAAGCAAGCATGTTTATTGCTGTAGATAAGCTGTTTGCTTTGCACAATGCCATGCTGCTTGAATCGCGATTAATCAAAGCTTTCTTTGTGTACTGTATATCAATCTTTATCATCTACATGTTCACTAGCACGAAGCAAACGTACAAAGTCAGACCCTGGCTATATATCG GACTTTGTGCTACATTCATCATTGAAGTTGCAATACTTCGGCTTGCAACGAATGATAATATTGAACAAAAATCATGGATAATAAATTTGGTCAGGTCACTCTTTTTGCTTCTTGCTTCAATTCAGATTCTACATGCCATATACACATACAG AGACTATGAAGTGCTGAACCATCAGATGCTACTAACATTAATTGAGAAGATTAATGGCATGCAAAGATACAAGGAGTTGGCATGGGACATGGATAGTGATGTAAACTGGTCAACATGGATTGACACTGACTTACCGGAAGATGTAAGCAATTTTGAAGACCCTGACTTCATAGTTGCAGAAGAAGTTGGAGAAAATTCAATCATGACCACTTCAAATACAAGACGTTATAATCTACGCAGCCGTCGAGTTCATTGA
- the LOC142606975 gene encoding uncharacterized protein LOC142606975, with translation MASNVSPAFAYTVVYVKDVAKSVAFYAKAFGHNVRRLDESIRWGELESGQTTIAFTPLHQHETDDLTGRVQTPGSRGERQPIEVCFAYADVDAAYKRAVENGAVVVSEPEKKEWGQKVGYVRDIDGIVVRIGSYVNPPKQD, from the exons ATGGCGTCTAACGTTAGCCCAGCATTTGCCTACACGGTGGTGTATGTGAAAGACGTTGCCAAATCTGTAGCTTTCTATGCCAAAGCCTTTGGCCACAATGTTCGTCGCTTAGACGAATCAATCAG ATGGGGTGAGCTTGAAAGTGGGCAGACCACAATAGCGTTCACTCCGCTGCACCAACATGAGACCGATGATCTAACCGGTAGGGTTCAGACCCCTGGGTCCAGAGGCGAGAGACAGCCGATTGAGGTTTGCTTTGCGTACGCAGATGTTGATGCTGCCTACAAG AGGGCTGTGGAAAATGGTGCAGTGGTGGTGAGCGAGCCAGAGAAAAAAGAATGGGGTCAGAAAGTTGGGTATGTGCGTGATATTGACGGGATCGTGGTAAGGATTGGGAGCTATGTGAACCCACCCAAACAAGACTGA
- the LOC142606623 gene encoding ubiquitin-conjugating enzyme E2 7, producing the protein MSSQASLLLQKQLKDLCKNPVDGFSAGLVDETNIFEWSVTIIGPPDTLYEGGFFNAIMSFPSNYPNSPPTVKFTSEIWHPNVYPDGRVCISILHPPGEDPNGYELASERWTPVHTVESIVLSIISMLSGPNDESPANVEAAKEWRDRRDEFKKKVSRCVRKSQEML; encoded by the exons ATGTCGTCCCAAGCAAGCCTCCTCCTCCAAAAGCAACTCAAAG ATCTTTGTAAGAACCCGGTCGACGGGTTCTCGGCCGGTCTGGTCGACGAGACCAATATCTTCGAATGGAGCGTTACAATTATTGGACCGCCGGATACTCTTTA TGAGGGAGGATTTTTCAATGCCATTATGAGCTTCCCATCGAATTACCCAAACAGCCCTCCGACGGTGAAATTTACTTCGGAAATATGGCATCCTAATG TTTATCCCGATGGCCGCGTATGCATATCAATTCTTCATCCTCCTGGTGAGGACCCAAATGGCTATGAGCTTGCAAGTGAGCGCTGGACGCCAGTGCATACA GTTGAAAGTATAGTTTTAAGTATAATATCAATGCTTTCCGGTCCTAATGACGAATCACCTGCAAATGTTGAAGCTGCT AAGGAATGGAGAGATAGGAGAGACGAGTTCAAGAAAAAGGTCAGCAGATGTGTGAGAAAATCACAGGAAATGTTGTGA